gcgtgtgtatgtgtgcgtgcgtgtgtgtgtgcttgcgtgtgtgtgtgtgtgtgtgtgtgtgtgtgtgtgtgtgtgtgtgtgtgtgtggacatctgtatctgcctgtctatctgtgcTCCTGAGAAGGTCTTTGTtcgtgtgtctttgtgtatgCCATTTAAAACTGTGCCACATAAGCCTGctctattgctgttatttggTTTTGTCATACTGTTTTAATGACTTTGTCCTCAGCCTCCTCTTCCTTCGTGGCCTTGTTCGCAGTGTCTGCAAGCTGTTTCATTACCTTCAAATGACTTGTTAACATTTGCACCAGACAAGAAAATTAGACTGCGTGTCTTGCGTGACTAGAGTATATCTATCGCGCCAATGAAGACTGCGCACTCACCAATTATTCACCTGATAGCCGGAGTCTCATTATCAACGCTGCGCAATCAACTGTGAAAAGTCGTCTTGGTGCACTGAATATTTCACCTTTGTTTTCTTGACGGGCAAGTTAACAAATAGAGTAGTTTGGGGTTATACAGAAGCGGACACACAcgctaacacgcacacacacacacgcacgcgcgcgcgcgcacacacacacacacacgcacacacacacacaaacacacactcactcacacacacacacacacacacacacacgcacgcacgcacgcacgcacgcacacacacaaacacacgcgcgcgctcacacacacacacacacacacacacacactcacacacacacacactgacacaaaaacacacacaaacaagtattGTGCACGAACAGTTGTTTTAATAACCGAATAATCGTCGATTTTAGTTCTCTGTTCGtgtgttaatttgtttgtttgaacgATTGCTTGGTTCTTTGGTCGGTTGGTATTTTGAATACTTTACAAAGACTGcattttagtaaaaaaaaagtatatataaaaaaatatgatAACTAAAACGAGAAAATGAACTAATATTGACTGCATCTAAGCCAAACTTGCGTAATATATCAACAAAAAATGTTTGCGTGCAGACAGTCAATCAGCTTGTCACAAAGATCGAGGAGGCTTGAGGTCAATAAATGGTGCTACCATGATAATTGTAAGGGGTATCAAATGGCGTAGCTATTACATAATCAATATTCTTGGTGGAATTAAGCTCCAGCGATTTGAATCCCTGGGTCGTATAGGAAGTTATTTCGAGAACGTTAAAGGCGTgcatctaaccccccccccccccccccccccccgtacccTAACACCCCACTAGCCCCCCTCCTCCTTTCCATACatcttccccctccctccttatCCAGTctgattttgtcttttttcaaaatcgttctttttttccccttccaTCTGTATTACACGCTGTGTACGTCgccaccacaggagcttgtatccaatcgccggtcgatcattatttactccttattccatatatttactccttattccatacagtctactactactatttactaagtagtagtagtagtaagggtaagcatgcagcagtaaatgataagcatgcaggagtaaataattatcaactggtggttggatacaagctcctgtggtcgcCACATAAAGATCACATACAAGCACGCGTCCTGGAGCGCCAGCTCATTTGAACGTGCGCCTGCGCGTGcagtcataataataataataataacataataataataataataataatacgagaatttataacgcgcacatatctcaccacaaggcgactcaaggcgcactcataccaTTACACTTGCAGTCCCGCACTTGTGCgggcggacacacacacacacacacacacacacacacacacacacacgcacgcacgcacgcacgcacacgcacacgcacacacacacacacatacacacgcacaaacgcacgcacaaacactgcTCTTTATTCAAAATTCAAAATGACAAAACGTATCAAAATCCAATCAAGACATAATCAATCACATCACTCGTTTCATTTTCCCTTTGCAAAGATAAGTCCTCGAACAATTCACAGTAAAACAACAACTGCGAAAAACACTAGCTAGAGATTCCGGTATGCACGAGTTGGATCGACTATCCAACCCGGATCGTTATCCTTCTACTCGATcactgtttctttgtttgccGCCTCGTCAAATAGTTTAAACGAGCTTGTTTGGGAAAGAAATCCACTCTACGCATACTTTAACCCACTAACTGCACAGCTACTACTATTTGTTATCCAGCTAAACCGAGACCAAACCTTATAGCATTGGGTTATTGATCCCAGAAGCTAAAACAAACCCACCAGCAAAGACGTTCTGGGCCTAAAATACACTACAATGGGCCTAAAATACACTACAATGGGCCTAAAATACACTACAATGGGCCTAAAATACACTACAATAGGCCTAAAATACACTACAATGGGCCTAAAATACACTACAATGGGCCTAAAATACACTACACTGGGCCTAAAATACACTACAATGGGCCTAAAATACACTACACTGGGCCTAAAATACACTACACTGGGCCTAAAATACACTACAATGGGCCTAAAATACACTACAATGGGCCTAAAATACACTACAATGGGCCTAAAATACACTACAATGGGCCTAAAATACACTACAATAGGCCTAAAATACACTGCAATGGGCCTAAAAATACACTACACTGGGCCTAAAATACACTACACTGGGCCTAAAATACACTACACTGGGCCTAAAATACACTACACTGGGCCTAAAATACACTACAATGGGCCTAAAATACACTACAATGGGCCTAAAATACACTACAATGGAACCCACCTTTAAGACCTCCTCAATTTAAGATcttcccctttttacatttagtcaagttttgactaaatgttttaacatagagggggaatcgagacgagggtcgtggtgtatgtgtgtctgtgtctgtgtgtgtctgtgcgtgtgtgtgtgtagagagcgattcagactaaaatactggaccgatctttatgaaatttgacatgagagttcctgggtatgatatctcgagatgatttttttttcattttttttataaataactttgatgacgtcatatccggcttttagtaaaagttgaggcggcactgtcacaccctcatttttcaatcaaattgattgacattttggccaagcaatgttcgacaaaggcaggactttggtattgcatttcagcatggtggcttaaaaactaatgaatgagtttggtcattaaaaatcggaatcttgtaattaaaactattcttttattaaacgatccaaaaataatttcatcttattcttcattattttctgattccaaaaacatatacatatgttatatttagattacaaacaagctctgaaaattaaaaatatgaaaattatgattaaaattaattttccgaaatcgatttaaaaacaatttcatcttattccttgtcggtccctgattccaaaaacatatagatatgatatgtttggattaaaaacaaactcagtaagctaaaaagaatagacatacagaaaagcgtgttagcgcgaccactaccgcactattctgcatgacttgtcgatttcactgcctttgccacgagcggtggactgacgaaactacgagtatgcggtcttggtgaaaaaagcagtgcgttcagtttcattctgtgagttcgacagcttgactaaatgttgttatttcgccttacgcgacttgttaagaccttgttttcccAGTTGTCCTATTCATAAGGTCTGTTCATTTAAGACGCTTCTGTTTCTAAAAGATACGCTCTGAGtcgaagtgttccacttttgaacacgtTTACGGTAACCAGCTTTGAACACAGTGCGACGTGAACGGAATTGTGACACATATACAAAAACACAGAGTGTTCCAATGTTCATACTCCGTGAATTTCTATTTTTGAGTTAAGAAATCTTGTTCTTTTCACCGGAATAAGCTCATGTGTATGTTGAAACAGTTTgcgtttctttatttttctttcattttttttttcatgtacccccatggggtttccTGAAATATATTCTTTGTCTTGCCTTGTTAACTTTAAGACACATTGTGAGCACATAATGACATATAATGTGTCCATGGAATTTAGAGTGTATAGCGTCATTCCCACGAACACAACCATAATTATGATCACCGCTACAGATAAactttagagtgaacgctgccaaaagtgaaaaaaaagcgaaaaagcctaacggttttgaggtttgtgtttctgcaactgttttgacatgtgcaactcatccagagagggtgaataaagcgaatgaaattgttttgagcgctctagcgccgttagtttgtcagaacaggaggtggtccatattaggagcctttcccctacgtTCATAATTATTATAGGCCTATGATCATTCCACAAAGTGGCTGGTCTGCAGGTGAACTGGTCCAACTTTTATGTTCTCTCCCAAATGTGTTTCAAACAACCCCTCCGAAAGTGTCAATGACACGTACGCTTTTCTGCATGGGGATTGCCCCGAACCTGGTTGTAAGTTTATAAGAAAAGATCAAGAACAACCGTTAGAAACCTAAGAGGAAAGTGCAAACTGTGCAGTGTGAGTAATTTAGTTATAAAAAGCTCCCTATATCATTCTCATGGCTCCTCGGTAGTATAGTGGTCAGTATCCCCGCCTGTCACGCGGGAGACCGGGGTTCAATTCCCCGCCGGGGAgggcaatttttttttctgtctcaaACAATTCTTTCTGTTTTGTCAACGATAAATTACGAACACTTTGCTTTTGTTAActgattgtgtctgtgtgtgtgtctgtgtgtgtctgtttgtctgtctgtctgtctgtctgtctgtcagtctgtccataTGTTTGTCAATCTTTCTGTATGagtgcttgagagagagagaaagagagagagagatgtgtgtacatgtgtatttgaaactaaaagaagttcttttcttgtaaaaaaaaaaaaattataatgcACACATGTCTCATTCATACCCAGGTGGCGGTGAAGATTGTGTTAAAGCGCGTCATCATTCGGCGTGACGTAGCAAGACGTAACTTCCGGCGCGAGGCGTTACTGTTACAACACGTGTGTCACCCGAACATCGTGTGTCTCTTCGAAGCCATGGAGACACCCAACAGCTACTACCTGGTCTTTGAACTGGCCGACAATGGCAATCTGCTCAACTACCTCACTGAAAGGTGCAGCCGGGGAAGGACTCCGAATGTGGACCACTTTGTTTCATGCcgataaggccaaacaaaaatatatgttggctTATGCACCtataatggctttgccgtgggGGCGTGAAACTTACATATGtaggtttagggtaacccgaccgaccctattttttcccgctgaccctgacacttttttttcatttctcaaaacaaaatcaacttttggcacattttgcgaaccataccgagactaagggaagtaacctcctttaaattcgactaaatctttaaaaaaaataaagaaataattaataatataataaaaaagccgacctaccgaccctatcttttttggtcacgttaccctgaaccaacatatatttttgtttggtctaACTAGCTTCTTTTTGTTGTGCATGATGCTTACAACAAATCCAATTGCTACCACTGTCTGGCTACAGAATATGGACCACACTTTGTGttttatgctgataactagcttctATTTTGTGCACGATGCTTACAACAAATTCAATTGCCACCACTGTCTGGCTATCAGTAGCCTGCACTATCCGATAACTAGCTTCTTTTCCTGCGAAGAAGTTTAattttgtgcttgtttgttgttctcTCTTTAGTCAACCGTAGGGCCCAATTAGAGCGAATTAGCTTTGAAagacattcagcaaaattgAAATACAGAAACAAATCTCACTGGTCTATATTAAAacaagaggtggtccatattgggagccggtccatattaggggcccttcccctaaatCTAGATGGAACCACATCCTACCATTGCACATTGTCTTTACTCTCTTACAGTTATTTCCCTCCACTCCCTTATTTTAGTCATAccctcttttctttttatatttagtcaagttttgactaaatattttaacatcgagggggaatcgaaacgagggtcgtggtgtatgtgcgtctgtctgtgtgtgtgtgtgtgtgtgtagagcgattcagactaaactactggaccgatctttatgaaatttgacatgagagttcctgggtatgaaatccccgaacgtttttttcatttttttgataaatgtctttgatgacgtcatatccggcttttcgtgaaagttgaggcggcactgtcacgccctcatttttcaaccaaattggttgaaattttggtcaagtaatcttcgacgaagcccggggttcggtattgcatttcagcttggtggcttaaaaattaattaatgactttggtcattaaaaatctgaaaattgtaaaaaaaaaaaaaaattttcaaaacgatccaaatttacgtttatcttattctccatcatttgctgattccaaaaacatataaatatgttatattcggattaaaaacaagctctgaaaattaaatatataaaaattattatcaaaattaaattgtccaaatcaatttaaaaacactttcatcttattccttgtcggttcctgattccaaaaacatatagatatgatatgtttggattaaaaacacgctcagaaagttaaaacaaagagaggtacagaaaagcgtgctatccttcttagcgcaactgctaccccgctcttcttgtcaatttcactgcctttgccatgagcggtggactgacgatgctacgagtctacggtcttgctgaaaaatggcattgcgttcagtttcattctgtgagttcgacagctacttgactaaatattgtattttcgccttacgcgacttgtttctatttTTCTCAACGTATTTAATCATTGGCTTGATTTGGGACGGGAGccggggatgaggggggggggggggggacttccCATGGGGTTtcggtttttgtcttgctttactatttttacatttagtcaagtttttacttaatgttttaacatagaggggggaatcgagacgagggtcgtggtgtatgtgtgtgtgtgtgtgtgtatgtgtgtgtgtgtgtgtgtgtgtgtagagcgattcagagtaaactactggaccgatctttatgaaatttttcatgagagttcctgggtatgatatccccagacgtttttttcattttttcgataaatgtctttgatgacgtcatatccggcattttgtaaaagttgaggcggcactgtcacaccctcatttttcaatcaaattgattgaaattttggccaagcaatcttcgacaaaggccggactttggtattgcatttcagcttggaggcttaagactttggtcattacaaatctgaaaattgtaattaatttttttttaaacgatccaaaattacgtttatcgtattcttcatcattttctgattccaaaaacatataaatatgttatattcggattaaaacaagctctaaaaattaaaaaatataaaaattatgattaaaattaaatttccgaaatcgatttagaaacaatttcatcttattccttgtccgttcctgattccaaaaacatatagatatgatatgtttggattaaaaacacgttcagagagttaaaaagaatataatagagatatagaaaagcgtgctatcctcctcagcgcaaccgctaccgcgcttttctgaattgttaatttcactgcctttgccacgagcggtggacagacgatgctacgagtgtacggtcttgcgggaaacaagaagggcaaagcccatacgactcacatgctttacacatttttcctaccaaaatacatgtgaccttgacccaaggtcaaggtcatctaaggtcatgcaacacaaagctgttaattcaagacataggaagtacaatggtgcttattggctctttctaccatgagatatggtcacttttagtggttcactaccttattttggtcacatttcataagggtcaaagtgaccttgaccttgatcatatgtgaccaaatgtgtctcatgatgaaagcataacatgtgccccacataatttttaagtttgaaacagttatcttccatagttcagggtcaaggtcacttcaaaatatgtatacaatccaactttgaagagctcctgtgaccttgaccttgaagcaaggtaaaccaaactggtatcaaaagatggggcttactttgccctatatatcatatataggtgaggtattcaatctcaaaaacttcagagaaaatgtgaaaaatgtgaaaaatagctgttttttaggcaacatttatggcccctgcgaccttgaccctgaagcaaggtcaagatgctatgtatgttttttggggccttgtcatcatacaccatcttgccaaatttggtactgatagactgaatagtgtccaagaaatatccaacgttaaagttttccggacggacggacggacggacgactcgggtgagtacatagactcacttttgcttcgcatgtgagtcaaaaatgcaatacgttcagtttcattctgtgagttcgactgagcttgactaaatgttgtattttcgccttacgcgacttgttattccgTATCGAAGTCTGGCCAGTCCTTGGACGGTATGCAGAGTCGTATACACGGGaagtactgtgcctttaaagttttTTGCTGTGTGACACACAGGCGGTGCCTGGAGGAGCAGGAGAGCCGTCACTTTTTCCGACAGATCGTGTCTGCGGTGGACCATCTGCACCGCTCTGGCATCGTGCACAGGTACAGCATACATGccgacaaacatacacacaggcaaacTTACAGGCGTAAGCATGGAGATAAGCACGCATGTGCGCATGAACGCACGCAAGCAAATcgacacacgcacgtacgcacgaacgcacccatacacacgcgcacgtgcacacactcacacacacacacacacacacacacacacacacacacacatacatgtgtgtgtgtgcgtgcgttcgtgtgtgtgtgtgtgtgtgtgtgtgtgtgcgcgttcgtgtgtacgtgcgtgcgtgcgtgtgtgtgtgtgtgtgtgtaattatcGTTTGTAATGTGAATCAAAATTTTTCTCTTTGTCGTAGGGACCTGAAGCTGGACAATTTCCTTCTCAACAAAAACTGGGACGTCAAAATCGTAGGTAGGTTGTTGAGTTAGCCTTCTTGTCTGTTGCTCTCGATCCCCTCCTGACTGTTTCCTGCACTTGAACTTGGATGTGTAGTTTGAAAAATGGTTAGCCTGCGTattagtgtgtacatgtgtgtgtgtgtgtgtgtgtgtgtgtgtgtgtgtgtgtgtgtgtgtgtgtgtgtgtgtgtgtgtgtgtgtgtgtgtgtgtgtatgtgtgtgtggctgtcatTGTTGTAACTGTTGCTTCTCATGCATTTGTTGTACTTggtactctgtctgtctgtctgtctgtctgtctgtggttgtatgtgtgtgtgtgtgtgtgtgtgtgtgtgtgtgtgtgtgtgtttgtgtgtctatgtgtctgtgtctgtgtatctgtcctTCTTTTGAACAGTAACTGTGGGATGAAAATCTTGTGCCTCTATGTCTCTCCCTCAGTCGATCTGTGTCTGCATCTGTCAAAGACTTGAAGCTCAAATAATTATGTTCACTCTCAAACGACCTCAAATATTTCATGTGCCGGAAATCGGTATTTTCGATGGATTCGCTAATAGTAGTCTATGCTTGAGTACGGATTCTGAATGTCAAATATTGTATATTTGTCGCGATACTAAAAtgtaataaataaaaaaaatcaaaacaaagcgAAACGCATTCTTCTTTTCCTGGCAGACTTCGGACTGAGCGCCTTGTGTCAGCGAGAGACGACGCTACATACCCAGTGCGGATCCCCGTTGTACGCAGCCCCAGAGATCTTTGGCAACAGACGTTACGGAACGGCCGTCGACCTCTGGAGCTTGTAAGTCAACGCAGGCAGTTGCTGTGCTAAATGTTTTGAATTCCGGCATTAAGTACCCGATTTTCCCGAGCGCTCTCCAGTctacccagctggaaatgggtacctgaccctatttagggccgggaaaggcaaaggcagcgagggagaggagtggGTACCACCCTCACAAAGCTGACCCGATAGTAGTTTAGATCTCTAGCATCTCGCTCCCCTACGACCAAAATGGTTATGGAACTACCTTTACATTCACCTTTTATTTaatacatcttcttcttcttcttgtcgatcacttattagatggaaacgccggttctccgcgcaaatgttgccgtgcgctgtaggtcgtccagactgctatagagcttcccttgcaccgtggtcgccttcgcccagatctggctcctgaggccatcgtgtagtgggcaagtctgcagcaggtgttccgttgtcatgctgcctgattgacaagggcactggtctgactggccaattctgaacttggtgaaaaggtggtggttcattcggttgtggcctaTCCATTTAATACATAAAAAGCAAAGAAGAGTACATTCCATAGAAGCTGGTCACTTAATTTGTCGCGACAACTGACCGTTCAAGTTAAGAGTACGGTAGCGTTGCATGTGCGTTAATCTAACCCATATTAAAACATTTGTCGAATGCAATCACAATGCCTGGTTGGGACTTACCGGTTGGCAATATCTTCTCCgatatttacacacaaaaagcatTAAAATAtccaatgatgatgatgatgatgatgatgatgatgatgatgatgatgatgatgatgatgatgatgatgatgatgatgacaacgattctgataatgatgacgacaTCAGAGATGTCGGTGGCGACGACGATGACGTTCACGCCGATAACGACGCTGACGCTGATGCCGACGAcgccgacgacgacgacgacgacgatgacgatgatcatgatgatgatgatgatgatgatagtttttttttcttataaCATATTTTCTCCTCCAAATTCAGTTGATTCAACTAACATCATTGGCATTTTAATGGCCACGGCCATTGTGTCACTTCTCTGTATCCACAGGGGAGTGTGTCTGTACGCCACGGTCGTGGGTCGTCTCCCTTTCGTGCCGGATCCCCCGACCAATCTGCCCCTGCTTCACGCCTTGATCTTGAAAGGGGTCGTCCTTCCCACCTTCTTGTCACCAAGTAAGACAAATCAGACGTCTTCCGCCTTGTGAAAAAAGTGTGTGTCACCGTCTCAGATATAGACAGGCTTTAAAATAGAGTAAGACCTGCTCTCCACTTGGAGATATAGGCCTACCAAAAATAAACACCCTGAGTGcgtgctgtggtgagttggaattttgttgttgaactaaactcccccccccccccccccgataaaGGCACCAGTGCCTTTTACGAAATTAGTTGTTTATAAAAATTACCACCGTGCATACAgatcacccaggctgttcatttttggtatgtaacCAAGTGAAGTGATGGTTTTATCTCGCGTAAAAGCCTGACCGGATCTGAGACAATTAGGCGGAGTGGGCGTTTAAAAATTAAGAAATAGGCAGAAGATACTACATTAAAGCATCCAAAataactttgtgtgtgtgtgtgtgtgtgtgtgtgtgtgtgtgtgtgtgtgtgtgtgtgtgtgtgtgtgtgtgtgattgtgtgtgtgtgtgtgtgtgtgtgtgtgttgtgaatgtgtgtgtgttgtgaatgtgcgtgcgcgtgtgtgtgcatgcgtgtatttgtgtgtatgtgtgtgtgtgtgtgtgtgtgtgtgtctaattGTTCAACGAGAATACATTCTATGGCAGGCCGGTGAACCGTGTTATCAACAAGATCATAACTTAAAATCTTTCAGTAACGTACATTTTTGCTTCTGTCCCAAGGTCTGCAACAGTTGCTGTCGGGACTTCTGGAGGTACAAGAGAGCCGTCGCCTGTCAATCACGGATCTGCTCCACCAATCGTGGGTCACCTGCAACGGCAACCAGCCAATCCCGCGCTTCCTTCCCATTGCCAAAGCCCCGCCCCCTTGCGTGGACACGAACGTCGTTCGCTACATGACCACCATGTTTCGGTTTGGtgagagtgacgtcattcattCTGTGACGGAGCGTAAGCTGAACGCGTCATCGGCTACGTATCACTTGCTGAAACGTCACACAGAAAGTCAGAACAGCACAGAAGAAAGAACCGCTGCAGTGGAAGGAGACATTCGCGCGACAAGCAGATACAGCAAAGCCACGGACAGATCAGAAGTCTTGTCCGAGGGACGTCAGAACCTTCGTCCACACGTTCTTATCAACAACCGCTCACAGAATCAAGACGCGGATGGGGGTGTCGGTGGTAACAGCAACGGGAATTCCCATAACCCGAGCAACTACAAAGAGTGTATTTTATACCTGAAAGAAGCAAGGTGCGGGATTT
The sequence above is a segment of the Littorina saxatilis isolate snail1 linkage group LG3, US_GU_Lsax_2.0, whole genome shotgun sequence genome. Coding sequences within it:
- the LOC138962172 gene encoding uncharacterized protein gives rise to the protein MSRDPREADPERRKKVGQYVLGPCLGEGSFAKVRIGTHTISKEKVAVKIVLKRVIIRRDVARRNFRREALLLQHVCHPNIVCLFEAMETPNSYYLVFELADNGNLLNYLTERRCLEEQESRHFFRQIVSAVDHLHRSGIVHRDLKLDNFLLNKNWDVKIVDFGLSALCQRETTLHTQCGSPLYAAPEIFGNRRYGTAVDLWSLGVCLYATVVGRLPFVPDPPTNLPLLHALILKGVVLPTFLSPSLQQLLSGLLEVQESRRLSITDLLHQSWVTCNGNQPIPRFLPIAKAPPPCVDTNVVRYMTTMFRFGESDVIHSVTERKLNASSATYHLLKRHTESQNSTEERTAAVEGDIRATSRYSKATDRSEVLSEGRQNLRPHVLINNRSQNQDADGGVGGNSNGNSHNPSNYKECILYLKEARCGISLSGRSLAKLQKDIGTVDVVAASSKSRDALLHKLPLLNSQRHPLGNSLHGNGGTSGQCYDSMRQYLHPVPSPDVRLNVMGRPVLKRRGIKGESLGSGDRGRSSTDTENNLTVIDRPEAKNLSSNSNYNRVSVNLSSLGIPKAPPVPPNTAQGARFYQDQQISLRRDSSPRSSVSSPRLESSLQDPFNSDTWRNVSRHDPRLSAESEAQYGGGPGSVAYVGPLSSPKALTNREENETAKKHKYFLVRQLGSETIHRRNFREAETLEPLMSKSLAPTKVSNNHDDSSNDDDDKYDDEDDESPRPRTSDGFRAESLDHGQFLTPVIRVTITSTAKQ